In Thermodesulfobacteriota bacterium, the DNA window AAGACAGCTTAACCGCGCGGGCCGGGGCCAGGACCTGAAAGCCTTCCTCAGCATAACAGTTGCAAAAATAAAAAATGCCGATAACTATTAAACAAAGGACAAATATTACCTTTTTCATCGTGTCCCCCCATGAACTATATTTAGTTTCCATCCGAAAATCCCGGTCTTGCGGATGGAGCAGTCAGCATTCAGCTATCAGCATTCAGCTTAATATGTTGTTTATCTTCGTTTTTTCTGACGGCTGACAGCTGATGGCTGATAGCGTGAATCCGGCCTTAGGCCGACCGTGGGCCGGAAACGGTAGTTCCCGGATGAACGCTACTTAAAACCCGCTGAACGGTGTCGGAGTAAAGGTCACCACAAAAAGGATCAAGGCCAATACCCCAAGCCACTTTCGTTTTGTGTCCAGTGGAATGGCGGGATTAAGCGGCGGGGGATGTTGCCAGCCCATAACGTAGAGCAGCCCCGCCCATATAAACCAGCCTGACCAGCCTACCAGGCCAAGGATTATAAGGGCAATAAAACAGCCGATGGCTAGCCTCTTTGATTTTTCTCCCAGGATGGCGTAGGCGATATGTCCGCCGTCCAGCTGGCCGACGGGGATGAGGTTAAGAGAGGTCACCAGGAGCCCGATCCAGCCGGCAAAGGCTACCGGGTGGAGGACGATCTGATAATAGTCAGGCAGTTTGCCCAGCGCGAGCCGGACCATCTGGTCAAGGAGGATGGAAGACCCGAGTTCCACGCCGGCGGGTTTAGGCATTACCTGGATAGTGGACATCTTAAGCCCGATATAGAGCACCGGGATGGCTACGACGGCCCCTCCCAGTGGTCCGGAGAGGCCGATATCCAGGAGCACCCTTCGGTCTTCCATGGGTGATTTTATCCGGATAAAGGCCCCGAAGGTGCCGATTACCGATGGGGCAGGGATGAAAAAGGGCAGGGTAACCTGTACGCCGTGGTATCGGGAGACGAAATAGTGACTCATCTCGTGGGTTATGAGTATGGCCAGGAGGGTAAAGGAAAAAGGGATTCCTTTGGTTAACAGGGTCCAGTCTTTAAGCAGGGCGACTAAGGAGACTCCCTGCTGGAGGGCCCCGGCCGCCGTGGTTGAAATGACCGTCAGCAAAAAGAGAAGTATGTTGACTGCGATGGATGAACCCTTAGGCTTAAGCTTTAGCGTCACGCCAGGATAACAATGCAATGATTTATGGCTTTTTGGAATTGACCCGTTCTTTTAATTCCTTACCCGCCTTAAAGAATGGAAGTTTTTTGGCAGATACGTCGATATTCCGGCCTGTTTTGGGGTTACGGCCCGTGTAGGGTTTGTAGTCCTTTACTACAAAACTACCCAGTCCCCTTATCTCAATACCCTCGCCGGACACCAGCGCCTGACTCATGGCCTCAAAGACAGTGTCAATTACTTCTTCGGCTACCTGCTTGGTCAAGGCGGTCTCTTTACTCAGGGCCGCTACTAAATCTGACTTGTTCATGGCACTATCCTCACTACCTGTCTTAGCTTAGGCAATACATATACCAAAGCTTGTATAAGCTTGTAAAGAATAATTTGGCGGTTTCGTGAAAAACCATCGTCACAAAGACGCTAAGGCGCTAAGATAAGATATGTAACATTTCTACATGACTTCTAATTTTGCCCAAGACTTAGAGACATATGAAGATGTGACCTGACCGTATGTCCTTCCTGCGCCCCCCTTCCGCCATTCTCCTGTATTCACGGAAGCAGGAGAGTAGTGCAGTTTCCTGGGCACCAAATAATCTCTTGACACAATCCAACAACTATTTTAAACATCTGTTTTAAAAATGAGTATAAAAGATAGATGAACAAAATAGCGGAAAGAAGCCTGGACACTCGGAGCCGGTTGCTCCAAGCTGCCGGTGAGGTATTTGCTAGTCATGGATTTCGGGCCGCCACCGTACGTGAAATCTCTCGCCGTGCAGATGCAAACATTGCCGCAGTCAATTATCATTTCGGGAATAAAAAAAGGCTCTATTCCGCAGTCTTACATCATACGCTCAGGTCTGCCATCGAAAAATACCCCCCTGATTTTGGCTTGGATGAGAATTCTACGCCCGAGCAGCGTCTCCATGCTTTCATCCGTTCATTACTCTTCCGGCTCCTGGACAAGGGCCGTCCCGCCTGGCACGGAAGATTGATGGCTCGAGAAATAGCTGAGCCGACAAGCGCACTTGATCAATTAGTAGTAGAAGTGATGAGGCCTCTTTACGAACGACTCACTTCCATAGTGCGGGACCTTACCGGTAAGCATGCCGATGAGGAATCAGTAAAGCTTTGCGTAATGAGTGTTATGGGGCAGTGCCTGTTTTATCACCATGCCCGGTCCGTTGTGTTAAGACTTTATCCTCAAGAGTTTGGCCCTGCAGAAATAGAGCGGTTGGCAGATCATATCTGCCGCTTTTCAGTGCAGGCCACAAGAGGCTTCCAAGAATGAAATGAATTTTCCGTCCTGCTCCATTGCCAGTAAGGCCAAAAAGATGTCCATCTCAGGAATAGGTCATGTCTTAATTGGCCTGGTATTCATGACAAGTCTCGCGAGCTGCATGGTCGGTCCAAATTATCGCCCTCCAGAGCCTAAAATACCCGCCAATTGGAGTGAGTCGGATAAGACCCGGGTTTCTGACTCGCTCATGGAAGCTACACAGTGGTGGACCATATTCAATGACCCCGAACTTAATTCCCTTATTGACCGGGCAATTCGGTCGAATACGGATTTGCGGCTCGCTGAGG includes these proteins:
- a CDS encoding site-2 protease family protein, which produces MTLKLKPKGSSIAVNILLFLLTVISTTAAGALQQGVSLVALLKDWTLLTKGIPFSFTLLAILITHEMSHYFVSRYHGVQVTLPFFIPAPSVIGTFGAFIRIKSPMEDRRVLLDIGLSGPLGGAVVAIPVLYIGLKMSTIQVMPKPAGVELGSSILLDQMVRLALGKLPDYYQIVLHPVAFAGWIGLLVTSLNLIPVGQLDGGHIAYAILGEKSKRLAIGCFIALIILGLVGWSGWFIWAGLLYVMGWQHPPPLNPAIPLDTKRKWLGVLALILFVVTFTPTPFSGF
- a CDS encoding HU family DNA-binding protein, whose amino-acid sequence is MNKSDLVAALSKETALTKQVAEEVIDTVFEAMSQALVSGEGIEIRGLGSFVVKDYKPYTGRNPKTGRNIDVSAKKLPFFKAGKELKERVNSKKP
- a CDS encoding CerR family C-terminal domain-containing protein, yielding MNKIAERSLDTRSRLLQAAGEVFASHGFRAATVREISRRADANIAAVNYHFGNKKRLYSAVLHHTLRSAIEKYPPDFGLDENSTPEQRLHAFIRSLLFRLLDKGRPAWHGRLMAREIAEPTSALDQLVVEVMRPLYERLTSIVRDLTGKHADEESVKLCVMSVMGQCLFYHHARSVVLRLYPQEFGPAEIERLADHICRFSVQATRGFQE